Proteins encoded together in one Apis cerana isolate GH-2021 linkage group LG4, AcerK_1.0, whole genome shotgun sequence window:
- the LOC107996055 gene encoding protein 4.1 homolog isoform X1 has translation MPEEQKSAGGQPEVTAENGTDTNSPTKSPVSKGKTALARITLLDGTVKDFHIDRKAKGQELLDMICQSMNLMEKDYFGLIYEDRHDSRNWLDLDKRIAKFIKNEPWKFNFEVKFYPPDPAQLQEDITRYQLCLQIRNDIITGRLPCSFVTHALLGSYLVQSEVGDYDPEEHGRTYLKDFKFAPNQTPELVEKVMDLHKTHKGQTPAEAELHYLENAKKLAMYGVDLHPAKDSEGVDIMLGVCSSGLLVYRDRLRINRFAWPKILKISYKRHNFYIKIRPGEFEQFESTIGFKLANHRAAKKLWKVCVEHHTFFRLMSPEPVKKVGLLPHLGSRFRYSGRTHYETKKTPIDRQPPQFERSLSGRRPTSRSMDALGGPKQVESYGSEPSKRHTMSYEPEMIPDMEHIDQRPSPIKKQKEKLTRKTSAGTTSASSTSSLEGEYDADRGKKKPVGGIAVLPPGGLFKKKKDKQNENEKENHNDLNNSDLINENAILDNNDIKSNKKEFKKKEKEMTEKNIILENNDKIKSPSKKELKKKEKEMAEKTAIDNNDIKSPSKKELKKKEKEMAEKIAILDNEIKSFNKKELKKKDKEASEKKDKEVSEKKEKEISEKKEKEISDKKEKEISDKKEKEILDKKEKEISDKKEKEKLEKKDKETSGKKDKEMSEKKDKETLEKKDKEKKDKIKDIRDVLKPISSKTKKVLSSNTTPTIVKTTTKQSVVKDQEGVIQNIEEKVEDLTPGGTGQVTVSTQINKAETSDDGRAPYMTATAVTTRTATMHEDLEKNQKTSQVEEKTVAHTTATSATRQEQRVVTQEVRTTSHVLSGEQLFSRRLSTSSSSSDDSGTPIDLEDDQQAFYNQYYQGDPAGVIETETHIYKGEPESNVTTTTTVPLVATETRKVAVESEDGMYSATGEIVSSQTISSKTRTVETITYKTERDGVVETRVEQKITIQSDGDPIDHDRALAEAIQEATAMNPDMTVEKIEIQQQTAQ, from the exons ATGCCGGAGGAACAGAAATCTGCTGGTGGTCAACCAGAAGTAACAGCAGAAAATGGAACCGATACAAACTCCCCAACGAAAAGTCCAGTCAGCAAAGGCAAAACAGCTCTTGCGAGGATTACATTGCTGGATGGGACAGTGAAAGATTTTCATATAGAT AGAAAAGCGAAAGGTCAAGAGTTACTTGATATGATATGTCAAAGTAtgaatttaatggaaaaagattattttggtCTTATTTACGAGGACAGGCACGATTCACGAAATTGGTTAGATTTGGATAAaagaattgcaaaatttataaaaa ACGAAccatggaaatttaattttgaggTGAAATTTTATCCACCGGATCCGGCTCAGTTACAAGAAGATATAACTCGTTACCAATTATGCCTTCAAAtaagaaatgatattattacagGACGATTGCCATGTTCTTTTGTAACCCACGCTCTTTTAGGTTCATATTTAGTTCAATCAGAGGTCGGAGATTATGATCCAGAAGAACATGGCCGTACATATTTAAAAGACTTCAAATTTGCTCCTAATCAAACTCCAGAGTTAGTGGAGAAAGTAATGGATCTACACAAAACACATAA agGTCAAACACCCGCAGAAGCGGAACTTCACTATCtcgaaaatgcaaaaaaattagcAATGTATGGAGTTGATCTTCATCCTGCTAAAGACTCTGAAGGTGTTGATATAATGTTAGGTGTATGTTCATCTGGACTTCTCGTCTATAGGGATCGATTGAGAATCAACAGGTTTGCTTGgccaaagatattaaaaatctcgtACAAAAGgcataacttttatataaagatcagACCAGGTGAATTTGAACAATTTGAATCGACAATTGGTTTTAAATTAGCAAATCATAGAGctgcaaaaaaattatggaaagtGTGTGTAGAACACCATACTTTCTTCag gctCATGAGTCCTGAGCCTGTAAAAAAAGTAGGTTTATTACCACATTTAGGCTCTCGTTTCCGATATTCAGGTAGAACTCATTACGAAACGAAGAAGACTCCCATTGACAGACAACCTCCACAATTTGAAAGATCTTTAAGTGGTCGTCGTCCTACATCTCGTAGTATGgatg CATTAGGAGGTCCTAAACAAGTTGAATCTTATGGTTCAGAACCAAGTAAGAGGCATACAATGAGCTATGAACCTGAAATGATTCCTGATATGGAGCATATAGATCAACGGCCTAgtccaattaaaaaacaaaaagaaaag CTCACACGCAAAACAAGTGCTGGAACAACATCAGCTAGCAGTACCAGTAGCCTGGAAGGAGAATATGATGCAGATCGTGGCAAAAAG aAACCGGTCGGAGGAATTGCGGTCCTACCGCCCGGTGGTctatttaagaagaaaaaggataaacaaaatgaaaacgaaaaagaaaatcataatgatttaaataattccgatttaataaatgaaaatgctattcttgataataatgatataaaatccaataaaaaagagtttaaaaaaaaagaaaaggaaatgacagaaaaaaatattattcttgaaaacaatgataagataaaatcacctagtaaaaaagaattaaaaaagaaagaaaaggaaatggcGGAAAAAACTGCTATTgataataacgatataaaatcgcccagtaaaaaagaattaaaaaaaaaagaaaaagaaatggcaGAAAAAATAGCTATTCTTGACAATGAAATAAagtcatttaataaaaaggaattaaagaagaaagataaagaagcatcagaaaaaaaagataaagaagtatcagaaaaaaaagaaaaagaaatatctgaaaaaaaagaaaaagaaatatcagacaaaaaagaaaaagaaatatcagacaaaaaagaaaaagaaatattagacaaaaaagagaaagaaatatcagacaaaaaagaaaaagaaaagttagaaaaaaaagataaggaaACATCAGGGAAAAAAGACAAGGAAAtgtcagaaaaaaaagataaggaaacattagaaaaaaaagataaagaaaaaaaagacaaaataaag GATATACGGGATGTATTAAAaccaatttcttcaaaaacgaAGAAAGTTTTATCTTCAAATACTACCCCAACAATAGTAAAAACAACAACCAAACAATCAGTAGTAAAGGATCAAGAAGGTGTGAtacaaaatatagaagaaaaagtgGAAGATCTTACTCCTGGAGGAACAGGCCAAGTAACTGTTTCTACACAAATTAATAAG GCAGAGACATCAGATGATGGTAGAGCTCCATACATGACAGCAACTGCTGTTACTACACGCACTGCTACAATGCACGAggatcttgaaaaaaatcaaaaaaccaGTCAg gtaGAGGAAAAAACTGTAGCACATACAACAGCAACCAGTGCAACAAGACAAGAACAGAGAGTAGTAACTCAAGAAGTTCGAACAACAAGTCATGTACTTTCTGGTGAACAG CTGTTCTCACGAAGGCTCAGTACATCCAGTTCAAGCAGTGATGATTCAGGTACTCCAATTGACCTTGAAGATGATCAGCAGGCTTTCTACAATCAATATTATCAG gGTGATCCAGCTGGTGTTATTGAAACTGAAACACATATTTACAAAGGAGAACCAGAGAGTAATGTAACAACAACTACTACAGTTCCACTAGTAGCAACTGAAACTAGAAAAGTAGCTGTTGAAAGTGAAGATGGTATGTACAGTGCAACTGGAGAAATAGTTAGTTCTCAGACAATATCTAGTAAAACTCGTACTGTTGAAACGATAACG tataaaaCTGAAAGAGATGGAGTTGTAGAAACTCGTGTAgaacaaaaaattacaatacaatCAGACGGTGATCCAATTGATCATGATAGAGCTTTAGCAGAAGCAATTCAAGAGGCAACAGCAATGAACCCTGATATGACagtagaaaaaatagaaattcaacAGCAAACAGCGCAGTAA
- the LOC107996055 gene encoding protein 4.1 homolog isoform X3: protein MPEEQKSAGGQPEVTAENGTDTNSPTKSPVSKGKTALARITLLDGTVKDFHIDRKAKGQELLDMICQSMNLMEKDYFGLIYEDRHDSRNWLDLDKRIAKFIKNEPWKFNFEVKFYPPDPAQLQEDITRYQLCLQIRNDIITGRLPCSFVTHALLGSYLVQSEVGDYDPEEHGRTYLKDFKFAPNQTPELVEKVMDLHKTHKGQTPAEAELHYLENAKKLAMYGVDLHPAKDSEGVDIMLGVCSSGLLVYRDRLRINRFAWPKILKISYKRHNFYIKIRPGEFEQFESTIGFKLANHRAAKKLWKVCVEHHTFFRLMSPEPVKKVGLLPHLGSRFRYSGRTHYETKKTPIDRQPPQFERSLSGRRPTSRSMDALGGPKQVESYGSEPSKRHTMSYEPEMIPDMEHIDQRPSPIKKQKEKLTRKTSAGTTSASSTSSLEGEYDADRGKKKPVGGIAVLPPGGLFKKKKDKQNENEKENHNDLNNSDLINENAILDNNDIKSNKKEFKKKEKEMTEKNIILENNDKIKSPSKKELKKKEKEMAEKTAIDNNDIKSPSKKELKKKEKEMAEKIAILDNEIKSFNKKELKKKDKEASEKKDKEVSEKKEKEISEKKEKEISDKKEKEISDKKEKEILDKKEKEISDKKEKEKLEKKDKETSGKKDKEMSEKKDKETLEKKDKEKKDKIKDIRDVLKPISSKTKKVLSSNTTPTIVKTTTKQSVVKDQEGVIQNIEEKVEDLTPGGTGQVTVSTQINKAETSDDGRAPYMTATAVTTRTATMHEDLEKNQKTSQVEEKTVAHTTATSATRQEQRVVTQEVRTTSHVLSGEQGDPAGVIETETHIYKGEPESNVTTTTTVPLVATETRKVAVESEDGMYSATGEIVSSQTISSKTRTVETITYKTERDGVVETRVEQKITIQSDGDPIDHDRALAEAIQEATAMNPDMTVEKIEIQQQTAQ, encoded by the exons ATGCCGGAGGAACAGAAATCTGCTGGTGGTCAACCAGAAGTAACAGCAGAAAATGGAACCGATACAAACTCCCCAACGAAAAGTCCAGTCAGCAAAGGCAAAACAGCTCTTGCGAGGATTACATTGCTGGATGGGACAGTGAAAGATTTTCATATAGAT AGAAAAGCGAAAGGTCAAGAGTTACTTGATATGATATGTCAAAGTAtgaatttaatggaaaaagattattttggtCTTATTTACGAGGACAGGCACGATTCACGAAATTGGTTAGATTTGGATAAaagaattgcaaaatttataaaaa ACGAAccatggaaatttaattttgaggTGAAATTTTATCCACCGGATCCGGCTCAGTTACAAGAAGATATAACTCGTTACCAATTATGCCTTCAAAtaagaaatgatattattacagGACGATTGCCATGTTCTTTTGTAACCCACGCTCTTTTAGGTTCATATTTAGTTCAATCAGAGGTCGGAGATTATGATCCAGAAGAACATGGCCGTACATATTTAAAAGACTTCAAATTTGCTCCTAATCAAACTCCAGAGTTAGTGGAGAAAGTAATGGATCTACACAAAACACATAA agGTCAAACACCCGCAGAAGCGGAACTTCACTATCtcgaaaatgcaaaaaaattagcAATGTATGGAGTTGATCTTCATCCTGCTAAAGACTCTGAAGGTGTTGATATAATGTTAGGTGTATGTTCATCTGGACTTCTCGTCTATAGGGATCGATTGAGAATCAACAGGTTTGCTTGgccaaagatattaaaaatctcgtACAAAAGgcataacttttatataaagatcagACCAGGTGAATTTGAACAATTTGAATCGACAATTGGTTTTAAATTAGCAAATCATAGAGctgcaaaaaaattatggaaagtGTGTGTAGAACACCATACTTTCTTCag gctCATGAGTCCTGAGCCTGTAAAAAAAGTAGGTTTATTACCACATTTAGGCTCTCGTTTCCGATATTCAGGTAGAACTCATTACGAAACGAAGAAGACTCCCATTGACAGACAACCTCCACAATTTGAAAGATCTTTAAGTGGTCGTCGTCCTACATCTCGTAGTATGgatg CATTAGGAGGTCCTAAACAAGTTGAATCTTATGGTTCAGAACCAAGTAAGAGGCATACAATGAGCTATGAACCTGAAATGATTCCTGATATGGAGCATATAGATCAACGGCCTAgtccaattaaaaaacaaaaagaaaag CTCACACGCAAAACAAGTGCTGGAACAACATCAGCTAGCAGTACCAGTAGCCTGGAAGGAGAATATGATGCAGATCGTGGCAAAAAG aAACCGGTCGGAGGAATTGCGGTCCTACCGCCCGGTGGTctatttaagaagaaaaaggataaacaaaatgaaaacgaaaaagaaaatcataatgatttaaataattccgatttaataaatgaaaatgctattcttgataataatgatataaaatccaataaaaaagagtttaaaaaaaaagaaaaggaaatgacagaaaaaaatattattcttgaaaacaatgataagataaaatcacctagtaaaaaagaattaaaaaagaaagaaaaggaaatggcGGAAAAAACTGCTATTgataataacgatataaaatcgcccagtaaaaaagaattaaaaaaaaaagaaaaagaaatggcaGAAAAAATAGCTATTCTTGACAATGAAATAAagtcatttaataaaaaggaattaaagaagaaagataaagaagcatcagaaaaaaaagataaagaagtatcagaaaaaaaagaaaaagaaatatctgaaaaaaaagaaaaagaaatatcagacaaaaaagaaaaagaaatatcagacaaaaaagaaaaagaaatattagacaaaaaagagaaagaaatatcagacaaaaaagaaaaagaaaagttagaaaaaaaagataaggaaACATCAGGGAAAAAAGACAAGGAAAtgtcagaaaaaaaagataaggaaacattagaaaaaaaagataaagaaaaaaaagacaaaataaag GATATACGGGATGTATTAAAaccaatttcttcaaaaacgaAGAAAGTTTTATCTTCAAATACTACCCCAACAATAGTAAAAACAACAACCAAACAATCAGTAGTAAAGGATCAAGAAGGTGTGAtacaaaatatagaagaaaaagtgGAAGATCTTACTCCTGGAGGAACAGGCCAAGTAACTGTTTCTACACAAATTAATAAG GCAGAGACATCAGATGATGGTAGAGCTCCATACATGACAGCAACTGCTGTTACTACACGCACTGCTACAATGCACGAggatcttgaaaaaaatcaaaaaaccaGTCAg gtaGAGGAAAAAACTGTAGCACATACAACAGCAACCAGTGCAACAAGACAAGAACAGAGAGTAGTAACTCAAGAAGTTCGAACAACAAGTCATGTACTTTCTGGTGAACAG gGTGATCCAGCTGGTGTTATTGAAACTGAAACACATATTTACAAAGGAGAACCAGAGAGTAATGTAACAACAACTACTACAGTTCCACTAGTAGCAACTGAAACTAGAAAAGTAGCTGTTGAAAGTGAAGATGGTATGTACAGTGCAACTGGAGAAATAGTTAGTTCTCAGACAATATCTAGTAAAACTCGTACTGTTGAAACGATAACG tataaaaCTGAAAGAGATGGAGTTGTAGAAACTCGTGTAgaacaaaaaattacaatacaatCAGACGGTGATCCAATTGATCATGATAGAGCTTTAGCAGAAGCAATTCAAGAGGCAACAGCAATGAACCCTGATATGACagtagaaaaaatagaaattcaacAGCAAACAGCGCAGTAA
- the LOC107996055 gene encoding protein 4.1 homolog isoform X2 yields MPEEQKSAGGQPEVTAENGTDTNSPTKSPVSKGKTALARITLLDGTVKDFHIDRKAKGQELLDMICQSMNLMEKDYFGLIYEDRHDSRNWLDLDKRIAKFIKNEPWKFNFEVKFYPPDPAQLQEDITRYQLCLQIRNDIITGRLPCSFVTHALLGSYLVQSEVGDYDPEEHGRTYLKDFKFAPNQTPELVEKVMDLHKTHKGQTPAEAELHYLENAKKLAMYGVDLHPAKDSEGVDIMLGVCSSGLLVYRDRLRINRFAWPKILKISYKRHNFYIKIRPGEFEQFESTIGFKLANHRAAKKLWKVCVEHHTFFRLMSPEPVKKVGLLPHLGSRFRYSGRTHYETKKTPIDRQPPQFERSLSGRRPTSRSMDALGGPKQVESYGSEPSKRHTMSYEPEMIPDMEHIDQRPSPIKKQKEKKPVGGIAVLPPGGLFKKKKDKQNENEKENHNDLNNSDLINENAILDNNDIKSNKKEFKKKEKEMTEKNIILENNDKIKSPSKKELKKKEKEMAEKTAIDNNDIKSPSKKELKKKEKEMAEKIAILDNEIKSFNKKELKKKDKEASEKKDKEVSEKKEKEISEKKEKEISDKKEKEISDKKEKEILDKKEKEISDKKEKEKLEKKDKETSGKKDKEMSEKKDKETLEKKDKEKKDKIKDIRDVLKPISSKTKKVLSSNTTPTIVKTTTKQSVVKDQEGVIQNIEEKVEDLTPGGTGQVTVSTQINKAETSDDGRAPYMTATAVTTRTATMHEDLEKNQKTSQVEEKTVAHTTATSATRQEQRVVTQEVRTTSHVLSGEQLFSRRLSTSSSSSDDSGTPIDLEDDQQAFYNQYYQGDPAGVIETETHIYKGEPESNVTTTTTVPLVATETRKVAVESEDGMYSATGEIVSSQTISSKTRTVETITYKTERDGVVETRVEQKITIQSDGDPIDHDRALAEAIQEATAMNPDMTVEKIEIQQQTAQ; encoded by the exons ATGCCGGAGGAACAGAAATCTGCTGGTGGTCAACCAGAAGTAACAGCAGAAAATGGAACCGATACAAACTCCCCAACGAAAAGTCCAGTCAGCAAAGGCAAAACAGCTCTTGCGAGGATTACATTGCTGGATGGGACAGTGAAAGATTTTCATATAGAT AGAAAAGCGAAAGGTCAAGAGTTACTTGATATGATATGTCAAAGTAtgaatttaatggaaaaagattattttggtCTTATTTACGAGGACAGGCACGATTCACGAAATTGGTTAGATTTGGATAAaagaattgcaaaatttataaaaa ACGAAccatggaaatttaattttgaggTGAAATTTTATCCACCGGATCCGGCTCAGTTACAAGAAGATATAACTCGTTACCAATTATGCCTTCAAAtaagaaatgatattattacagGACGATTGCCATGTTCTTTTGTAACCCACGCTCTTTTAGGTTCATATTTAGTTCAATCAGAGGTCGGAGATTATGATCCAGAAGAACATGGCCGTACATATTTAAAAGACTTCAAATTTGCTCCTAATCAAACTCCAGAGTTAGTGGAGAAAGTAATGGATCTACACAAAACACATAA agGTCAAACACCCGCAGAAGCGGAACTTCACTATCtcgaaaatgcaaaaaaattagcAATGTATGGAGTTGATCTTCATCCTGCTAAAGACTCTGAAGGTGTTGATATAATGTTAGGTGTATGTTCATCTGGACTTCTCGTCTATAGGGATCGATTGAGAATCAACAGGTTTGCTTGgccaaagatattaaaaatctcgtACAAAAGgcataacttttatataaagatcagACCAGGTGAATTTGAACAATTTGAATCGACAATTGGTTTTAAATTAGCAAATCATAGAGctgcaaaaaaattatggaaagtGTGTGTAGAACACCATACTTTCTTCag gctCATGAGTCCTGAGCCTGTAAAAAAAGTAGGTTTATTACCACATTTAGGCTCTCGTTTCCGATATTCAGGTAGAACTCATTACGAAACGAAGAAGACTCCCATTGACAGACAACCTCCACAATTTGAAAGATCTTTAAGTGGTCGTCGTCCTACATCTCGTAGTATGgatg CATTAGGAGGTCCTAAACAAGTTGAATCTTATGGTTCAGAACCAAGTAAGAGGCATACAATGAGCTATGAACCTGAAATGATTCCTGATATGGAGCATATAGATCAACGGCCTAgtccaattaaaaaacaaaaagaaaag aAACCGGTCGGAGGAATTGCGGTCCTACCGCCCGGTGGTctatttaagaagaaaaaggataaacaaaatgaaaacgaaaaagaaaatcataatgatttaaataattccgatttaataaatgaaaatgctattcttgataataatgatataaaatccaataaaaaagagtttaaaaaaaaagaaaaggaaatgacagaaaaaaatattattcttgaaaacaatgataagataaaatcacctagtaaaaaagaattaaaaaagaaagaaaaggaaatggcGGAAAAAACTGCTATTgataataacgatataaaatcgcccagtaaaaaagaattaaaaaaaaaagaaaaagaaatggcaGAAAAAATAGCTATTCTTGACAATGAAATAAagtcatttaataaaaaggaattaaagaagaaagataaagaagcatcagaaaaaaaagataaagaagtatcagaaaaaaaagaaaaagaaatatctgaaaaaaaagaaaaagaaatatcagacaaaaaagaaaaagaaatatcagacaaaaaagaaaaagaaatattagacaaaaaagagaaagaaatatcagacaaaaaagaaaaagaaaagttagaaaaaaaagataaggaaACATCAGGGAAAAAAGACAAGGAAAtgtcagaaaaaaaagataaggaaacattagaaaaaaaagataaagaaaaaaaagacaaaataaag GATATACGGGATGTATTAAAaccaatttcttcaaaaacgaAGAAAGTTTTATCTTCAAATACTACCCCAACAATAGTAAAAACAACAACCAAACAATCAGTAGTAAAGGATCAAGAAGGTGTGAtacaaaatatagaagaaaaagtgGAAGATCTTACTCCTGGAGGAACAGGCCAAGTAACTGTTTCTACACAAATTAATAAG GCAGAGACATCAGATGATGGTAGAGCTCCATACATGACAGCAACTGCTGTTACTACACGCACTGCTACAATGCACGAggatcttgaaaaaaatcaaaaaaccaGTCAg gtaGAGGAAAAAACTGTAGCACATACAACAGCAACCAGTGCAACAAGACAAGAACAGAGAGTAGTAACTCAAGAAGTTCGAACAACAAGTCATGTACTTTCTGGTGAACAG CTGTTCTCACGAAGGCTCAGTACATCCAGTTCAAGCAGTGATGATTCAGGTACTCCAATTGACCTTGAAGATGATCAGCAGGCTTTCTACAATCAATATTATCAG gGTGATCCAGCTGGTGTTATTGAAACTGAAACACATATTTACAAAGGAGAACCAGAGAGTAATGTAACAACAACTACTACAGTTCCACTAGTAGCAACTGAAACTAGAAAAGTAGCTGTTGAAAGTGAAGATGGTATGTACAGTGCAACTGGAGAAATAGTTAGTTCTCAGACAATATCTAGTAAAACTCGTACTGTTGAAACGATAACG tataaaaCTGAAAGAGATGGAGTTGTAGAAACTCGTGTAgaacaaaaaattacaatacaatCAGACGGTGATCCAATTGATCATGATAGAGCTTTAGCAGAAGCAATTCAAGAGGCAACAGCAATGAACCCTGATATGACagtagaaaaaatagaaattcaacAGCAAACAGCGCAGTAA